The proteins below are encoded in one region of Coleofasciculaceae cyanobacterium:
- a CDS encoding MerR family transcriptional regulator, with the protein MASLLDMKERFYSSTEASKITGCSRRQLQYWRKQGVVVPTVNPGGKGRNVYYTESDLLVLSVMEYLLSLGLNFEISLKVLEILRNKDMWFLDKSWTRKKNNRLMLILSGQEENTIQLTDFDLELAIDKLNEGCAVAPFWRGRIYAKLQNNLQNFFHERNRFDRERKN; encoded by the coding sequence GTGGCATCATTATTAGATATGAAAGAGCGTTTTTACAGTAGTACAGAAGCATCAAAAATTACTGGCTGCTCTCGCCGACAATTACAGTATTGGCGAAAGCAGGGTGTTGTCGTGCCGACGGTTAATCCTGGTGGCAAAGGGAGAAATGTTTATTACACAGAATCAGATTTATTGGTTTTGTCAGTTATGGAGTATTTGCTGTCACTAGGATTAAATTTCGAGATTTCTCTAAAAGTTTTAGAAATTCTTAGAAATAAAGATATGTGGTTTTTAGATAAATCTTGGACGAGAAAAAAAAACAACCGCTTAATGCTTATATTAAGTGGGCAAGAAGAAAATACAATTCAATTAACAGATTTCGATCTTGAATTAGCTATAGACAAATTAAACGAAGGTTGTGCAGTTGCTCCTTTCTGGCGCGGTCGCATTTATGCAAAATTACAAAATAATCTTCAAAATTTTTTTCATGAAAGAAATAGATTTGATCGCGAGAGAAAAAATTAA
- a CDS encoding DEAD/DEAH box helicase family protein: protein MNKKHLSERDICTKFITPALERAGWNVQTQIREEFSLTKGRIIVRGKLHTRGKNKRADYVLFYKPNIAIAVLEAKDNNHSVGDGMQQALEYADLLQVPFVFSSNGDRLLFHNKINTDGVIEREIEFEAMPSPETLWRLWSQHQGLTEAQQEIVTQDYYSDGSNKTPRYYQLLAINKTIETIAKGQNRILLVMATGTGKTFTAFQIIWRLWKSRTKKRILFLADRNILVDQTMTNDFKPFGSAMTKIQKRVDKSYEIYLCLYQAVTGSEEEKNIYKQFSPDFFDLIVIDECHRGSAAEDSAWQEILEYFTSATQIGLTATPKETKEISNIDYFGEPIYTYSLRQGIDDGFLAPYKVVRLDLDRDLSGWRPNKGQRDKYGNEIEDRIYNQKDFDRSLVLEKRTELVAQKVTEFLKQTNRFDKAIVFCENIDHAERMRQALANANSDLVAENSKYVMRITGDNPEGKAELDNFIFPESVYPVIATTSKLMTTGVDAKTCKLIVLDQRIQSMTEFKQIIGRGTRIDEDYDKFFFTIIDFKKATELFADPDFDGDPVQIYEPKLDDSPVPPDEVQSPETKSKSDCVKEPTSWGDWDTEDDDQPKRYVVADVEVKVSLERVQYYDADGKLITESLKDYTRKAVNQEFASLNDFLRRWSDADKKQAIIAELATEGVFFEELAQEVGRDCDPFDLICHIVWDVPPLTRRERAREVIKRNYFTKYGEKACRVLDALLDKYADEGIEAVEEPQILKIAPFTEMGTPMELVQAFGGIQGYQEAVRELQRELYRA from the coding sequence ATGAATAAAAAGCACCTCTCGGAACGGGATATTTGTACAAAATTTATTACTCCTGCGTTAGAGAGAGCGGGCTGGAATGTGCAAACCCAGATTCGAGAGGAGTTTTCTTTGACAAAGGGGCGAATTATCGTTCGGGGGAAGCTACACACCAGGGGTAAAAATAAACGGGCGGATTATGTGCTGTTTTATAAACCCAATATTGCGATCGCGGTACTGGAAGCGAAAGATAATAATCATTCTGTTGGGGATGGGATGCAACAGGCTTTAGAGTATGCGGATTTATTGCAAGTACCGTTTGTTTTTAGTTCCAATGGCGATCGCTTATTGTTTCATAACAAGATTAATACCGACGGAGTTATCGAACGGGAAATTGAATTTGAGGCAATGCCGTCACCAGAGACTTTATGGCGGTTATGGTCGCAACATCAGGGTTTAACGGAAGCACAACAGGAAATTGTAACTCAGGATTACTATAGCGATGGGAGTAATAAAACACCTCGCTACTATCAGCTTTTGGCAATTAATAAAACCATCGAAACAATTGCTAAAGGACAAAATCGGATTCTGTTAGTGATGGCGACGGGGACGGGTAAAACCTTTACAGCATTTCAAATTATTTGGCGGTTGTGGAAGTCACGGACGAAAAAGCGGATTTTATTTTTGGCAGACCGCAATATTTTAGTAGACCAAACCATGACCAATGATTTTAAACCGTTTGGTTCGGCAATGACCAAAATTCAGAAGCGAGTGGATAAGTCCTATGAAATCTACCTCTGTTTGTATCAAGCGGTGACGGGTTCTGAAGAGGAAAAAAATATTTATAAACAGTTTAGTCCTGACTTTTTCGATCTGATTGTCATAGATGAGTGTCATCGAGGAAGTGCAGCAGAAGATTCAGCTTGGCAGGAAATTTTAGAATATTTCACTTCAGCAACTCAAATCGGCTTAACGGCGACTCCCAAGGAAACTAAGGAAATTTCTAACATCGATTATTTTGGCGAACCGATTTACACTTATTCCCTACGTCAAGGGATTGATGATGGTTTCTTAGCCCCTTATAAGGTAGTGCGGCTCGATCTCGATCGCGATTTATCGGGTTGGCGACCGAATAAAGGTCAAAGGGATAAGTATGGCAATGAGATTGAGGATCGGATTTATAATCAGAAGGATTTCGATCGCTCTTTAGTACTGGAAAAGCGGACGGAGTTAGTCGCCCAAAAAGTTACGGAATTTCTCAAGCAAACCAACCGTTTTGATAAAGCGATCGTTTTTTGCGAAAATATCGACCACGCGGAAAGAATGCGACAGGCTTTAGCTAATGCCAATAGCGATTTAGTTGCCGAAAATTCTAAGTACGTAATGCGGATTACGGGAGATAATCCAGAGGGGAAAGCGGAACTGGACAATTTTATTTTTCCTGAGAGTGTTTATCCCGTCATTGCTACTACCTCAAAGTTAATGACCACAGGAGTAGATGCTAAAACCTGTAAGTTAATTGTGCTGGATCAAAGGATTCAGTCAATGACCGAGTTTAAACAAATTATCGGTCGAGGAACACGCATTGATGAGGATTATGACAAGTTTTTCTTCACCATTATAGATTTTAAAAAGGCAACAGAACTGTTTGCCGACCCCGATTTTGATGGCGATCCAGTTCAGATTTACGAACCCAAACTTGATGATTCCCCCGTACCACCCGATGAGGTTCAATCCCCCGAAACTAAGAGCAAAAGCGATTGCGTAAAAGAACCAACCTCTTGGGGTGATTGGGATACAGAAGATGATGACCAGCCTAAACGTTATGTAGTTGCCGATGTGGAAGTAAAAGTTTCTTTGGAACGGGTGCAATATTATGATGCGGATGGTAAGTTGATTACAGAATCCCTGAAAGACTATACTCGCAAAGCGGTCAATCAAGAATTTGCTTCCTTAAATGATTTTTTACGGCGTTGGAGTGATGCAGATAAAAAACAAGCGATAATTGCTGAATTAGCTACTGAAGGAGTATTTTTTGAGGAATTGGCGCAAGAAGTAGGACGGGATTGCGATCCCTTTGATTTGATCTGTCATATCGTCTGGGATGTACCACCCTTAACCCGCAGAGAACGGGCGAGGGAAGTGATAAAACGCAACTATTTCACTAAGTATGGTGAGAAAGCCTGTAGGGTACTAGATGCTTTACTGGACAAGTATGCTGATGAGGGAATTGAAGCGGTAGAAGAACCCCAGATTTTAAAAATTGCCCCTTTTACCGAGATGGGAACACCAATGGAACTGGTGCAAGCTTTTGGCGGTATCCAAGGTTATCAAGAGGCGGTTCGGGAATTGCAAAGGGAACTTTACAGGGCATAA
- the cas12k gene encoding type V CRISPR-associated protein Cas12k (Type V-K CRISPR systems have also been known as with the large Cas12k protein, has also been known as type V-U5, and Cas12k as C2c5.), with amino-acid sequence MTEITIQCRLTAPEDIRHKLWLLMAEKNTPLINELFKQLAEHPDLEIWKQKGKLPRGLVKNLCQPLKEHPKYKNQPGRFYSSAIAMVDFVYKSWLKVRKGWTYELRGQERWLAMLKSDDELFQEYSLGSRSFQDRSLEDIKGKATEIIYNLKPDEYKSTHSQLFALYDDSEDVWVRCAIVHLLKNGCKVRQKLEDPEKFAKRRRKVEIRIERLTKKLNGKAPQGRDLTGQKWLDTLAIASTYVPQDDAQAKLWQDILLTQSKSVPYPVNFLSNEDTKWGKNEKDRLIVKFNGLEKYIGKHCFQIYCDKRQLSLFQLFYDEQELKKQSNNTHSGALLALRSSRMIWKEGNDKGKPWNVNHLTLHCFVDTLLLTTEGSDLIRQKKAETFHETLQDLEQENLNPKQQALVKKTKTSLDRINNSYSLPHKPLYQGQTNILLGVAIQLEKPATVAIVDGKTSKAITYRSTKQLLGKDYRLLNRQRQQKHFLAHKRNVAQRHHADNRFGESELGQYIDRLLAKAVIKLAKEYRAGCIVVPRIKNKRDIIQAEVQAKAEAKIPGCIEKQKKYAKKYRTNIHQWSYGRLIDNIKSQAAKAGIKIKEGKQSIRGSPTELAKKIAIDGY; translated from the coding sequence ATGACTGAAATTACTATTCAATGCCGTTTAACTGCACCAGAAGATATTCGTCATAAGCTCTGGCTATTAATGGCGGAGAAAAATACTCCGTTAATCAACGAATTGTTCAAACAACTTGCAGAACACCCAGATCTTGAAATATGGAAACAAAAAGGAAAACTACCAAGAGGACTTGTTAAAAATCTTTGTCAACCTTTGAAAGAACATCCAAAATATAAAAATCAGCCAGGGCGATTTTATAGTTCGGCGATCGCAATGGTGGATTTTGTCTATAAATCGTGGCTAAAGGTACGTAAAGGTTGGACTTATGAATTAAGAGGACAAGAACGTTGGCTAGCAATGCTAAAAAGTGATGATGAACTTTTCCAAGAATACAGTCTGGGAAGCAGATCTTTTCAAGATCGTTCTTTAGAAGATATCAAAGGTAAGGCAACTGAGATTATTTATAATCTCAAGCCTGATGAGTATAAAAGCACTCATAGCCAGTTATTCGCTCTGTATGATGATTCCGAAGATGTTTGGGTTCGCTGTGCGATCGTTCATCTGCTGAAAAACGGTTGTAAAGTACGTCAAAAGCTAGAAGATCCTGAAAAATTTGCTAAACGCCGTCGTAAGGTAGAAATTAGGATCGAAAGATTAACAAAGAAACTAAATGGGAAAGCACCGCAAGGAAGAGATTTAACAGGACAAAAATGGTTGGATACTCTCGCGATCGCTTCAACCTATGTTCCTCAAGATGATGCTCAGGCGAAACTTTGGCAAGATATATTACTGACTCAATCGAAATCAGTTCCTTATCCTGTTAACTTCTTATCCAATGAGGATACAAAGTGGGGCAAAAATGAAAAAGATCGTTTGATTGTGAAATTTAATGGATTGGAAAAGTATATTGGTAAGCATTGCTTTCAAATTTACTGCGACAAGCGACAGCTTTCACTATTTCAACTTTTCTATGACGAGCAAGAGCTAAAAAAACAAAGCAATAATACTCATTCGGGTGCATTATTAGCCTTGCGATCGTCAAGGATGATATGGAAAGAAGGCAACGATAAAGGTAAACCTTGGAATGTTAATCATCTAACTCTACATTGCTTTGTTGATACGTTGCTTTTAACTACGGAAGGATCGGATTTAATTCGCCAGAAGAAAGCCGAGACATTTCACGAAACTTTGCAGGATCTTGAACAAGAAAATCTTAATCCTAAACAACAAGCTTTAGTCAAAAAAACTAAAACATCTCTTGACCGAATCAATAATTCCTATTCTCTTCCACATAAACCTCTATATCAAGGTCAAACTAATATTCTCTTGGGAGTAGCAATTCAGTTGGAAAAACCTGCTACTGTAGCCATAGTTGATGGTAAAACCAGTAAAGCAATTACATATCGCAGTACTAAACAATTATTAGGGAAAGACTATCGCTTACTCAATCGCCAACGGCAGCAAAAGCATTTTTTAGCTCACAAAAGAAATGTTGCTCAGAGACATCATGCGGATAATAGATTTGGCGAATCAGAACTAGGACAATATATCGATCGCCTTTTAGCTAAAGCGGTCATTAAATTAGCTAAAGAATATAGAGCAGGATGTATTGTCGTACCCAGAATTAAAAATAAAAGAGATATTATTCAAGCAGAAGTTCAAGCAAAGGCAGAAGCCAAAATTCCTGGATGTATCGAAAAACAAAAAAAATATGCCAAAAAATACCGAACTAATATTCATCAATGGAGCTATGGCAGGCTGATTGATAATATCAAATCTCAAGCAGCAAAAGCAGGAATAAAAATAAAAGAAGGTAAACAATCAATCAGAGGAAGTCCGACTGAACTTGCTAAAAAAATTGCTATTGATGGGTACTAA